A stretch of the Nicotiana tabacum cultivar K326 chromosome 6, ASM71507v2, whole genome shotgun sequence genome encodes the following:
- the LOC142181524 gene encoding zinc finger BED domain-containing protein RICESLEEPER 2-like produces MQSEDATLKEMANNMKEKFDKYWGDPQKMNKMIFISCVFDPRHKFQSLSFALAAMFGETIGVKIQIEVKTYMESLFNVYAKKNGGSGSFPYSPSSGSCPSSPSSPSSCPSSPTSSTSSSSLSKFMLDLKKHKKGEGIDSKTELDKYLGEDVEEDFENFKILGWWKLNSPRFPALAEMARDMLAIPISSVASESAFSTGGRILDPFRSSLTPRLVQALVCVQDWLRNESTTPVKIEEDLDNLEQLEADLINTGREPCIVDI; encoded by the coding sequence ATGCAAAGTGAAGATGCTACCTTGAAAGAAATGGCAAATAATATGAAAGAGAAGTTTGATAAGTATTGGGGGGATCCACAAAAGATGAACAAAATGATTTTTATTTCATGTGTGTTCGATCCACGCCACAAGTTTCAATCTCTTTCGTTTGCTCTTGCTGCCATGTTTGGAGAAACAATAGGTGTGAAAATACAAATTGAGGTGAAGACATACATGGAATCTTTGTTCAATGTGTATGCAAAGAAGAATGGTGGTTCTGGTTCATTTCCATATTCTCCATCTTCCGGTTCATGTCCATCTTCTCCATCTTCCCCTAGTTCATGTCCATCTTCTCCAACTTCATCTACTTCTTCATCATCGCTTTCAAAATTCATGTTAGATTTAAAGAAGCATAAGAAGGGTGAAGGAATTGATTCTAAAACAGAGTTAGATAAATATTTGGGTGAAGATGTTGAGGAagactttgaaaattttaaaattctggGGTGGTGGAAGTTGAATTCACCCAGATTTCCCGCACTTGCTGAGATGGCACGTGATATGCTAGCCATTCCTATTTCTAGTGTTGCCTCAGAATCAGCCTTTAGTACCGGTGGACGCATACTTGAtccatttaggagttcattgacaCCTAGATTGGTTCAAGCTCTTGTGTGTGTCCAAGATTGGCTTCGAAATGAATCAACAACTCCGgttaaaattgaagaagatttAGATAATCTTGA